A region of Desulfonatronum thiodismutans DNA encodes the following proteins:
- a CDS encoding DUF2442 domain-containing protein → MEDLLDVVKVNAKNDFTLELEFENGEQRLFDMKPYLRKKPFHRLTSSGLFACASIDYGTVVWPGNIDIAPETLYDSSVPMDSGK, encoded by the coding sequence ATGGAAGATTTACTCGACGTGGTTAAAGTCAATGCGAAAAATGACTTTACACTTGAACTTGAATTTGAAAATGGCGAACAACGCCTTTTTGACATGAAACCGTACTTACGGAAAAAGCCTTTTCATCGTTTAACATCTTCGGGTTTATTTGCATGTGCCTCTATTGATTATGGGACAGTAGTCTGGCCGGGAAATATCGATATAGCGCCCGAAACCCTCTATGATTCATCTGTGCCAATGGATTCAGGGAAATAG
- a CDS encoding DUF4160 domain-containing protein: MPTISMFYGILITLLYEDNVRHNLPHIHVRYQGAKASVAIEDGQILAGHLPGKQMKLVQAWIEIHRDELLANWELAVSGEEPFKIAPLQ; encoded by the coding sequence ATGCCCACAATAAGCATGTTTTACGGCATTCTGATTACCTTGCTTTACGAAGACAATGTACGTCATAATTTGCCGCATATTCATGTCCGCTATCAAGGGGCCAAGGCGTCAGTAGCCATTGAAGACGGCCAAATATTAGCGGGACATCTTCCTGGAAAGCAGATGAAACTTGTTCAAGCATGGATCGAAATCCACCGTGACGAACTCTTGGCAAATTGGGAGCTTGCAGTCAGTGGAGAGGAACCTTTCAAAATCGCTCCTTTGCAATAA
- a CDS encoding Rpn family recombination-promoting nuclease/putative transposase: MHDTFFREAMSHKEVAADFLTNYLPAKVLEHIRLDMLTILI; encoded by the coding sequence ATCCACGACACCTTCTTCCGGGAAGCCATGAGCCACAAGGAGGTCGCCGCCGACTTCCTGACCAACTACCTTCCGGCAAAGGTGTTGGAGCATATCCGGCTGGATATGCTGACCATTCTCATCTGA
- a CDS encoding BrnT family toxin, whose product MDFTWDESKTRLNLKKHGVSFNEATEVFGDDFSSCVPDPDHSLGEERYLLFGSSSKGRHLVVSFTERTGVIRIISARHMTRKERTAYES is encoded by the coding sequence ATGGATTTCACCTGGGATGAGTCAAAAACCCGCTTAAACTTGAAAAAACACGGTGTGTCTTTCAACGAAGCAACAGAAGTTTTTGGAGATGATTTTTCGTCCTGCGTACCAGACCCAGACCATTCACTTGGTGAAGAACGCTACCTGCTTTTCGGCTCATCTTCCAAAGGAAGGCATCTCGTAGTATCGTTTACAGAACGTACAGGGGTAATCCGAATCATTTCAGCAAGACACATGACCCGCAAGGAGCGTACAGCATATGAATCATAG
- a CDS encoding ORF6N domain-containing protein, producing the protein MDIIRFENVESRILEIRGFKVILDSDLAELYGVETRDINKAVKNNPDKFPVGYLIELTKQEFDDLRWKFSTAKLSKTRVMPKAFIEKGLYMLATILKSPQAVQTTFTIIETFAKIRELSRSVKALAEVKDKDEQKSLMQRSGEIIAEVLDDDLQTTDTETTIEINFAVLKFKHLIKKRK; encoded by the coding sequence ATGGACATCATTCGATTCGAAAACGTCGAGAGCAGGATTCTAGAAATCAGAGGGTTCAAAGTCATTCTGGACAGCGACCTGGCTGAACTTTACGGCGTGGAAACCAGGGACATCAATAAAGCCGTCAAAAATAATCCGGATAAGTTTCCAGTCGGATACCTGATTGAGCTGACCAAGCAAGAGTTTGACGATTTGCGGTGGAAATTTTCCACCGCAAAGTTATCAAAAACCAGGGTCATGCCCAAGGCCTTCATCGAGAAAGGGCTGTACATGCTGGCCACGATACTCAAAAGCCCGCAGGCTGTTCAGACTACTTTCACCATCATCGAAACATTCGCCAAGATCAGGGAGTTGTCCCGAAGCGTAAAAGCCCTTGCGGAGGTTAAAGACAAGGATGAGCAAAAGAGCCTGATGCAAAGAAGCGGGGAGATCATTGCCGAGGTTCTCGATGACGACTTGCAGACAACGGATACGGAAACGACCATTGAGATCAATTTTGCAGTATTGAAGTTCAAACACTTGATCAAGAAGAGGAAATAG
- a CDS encoding four helix bundle protein, which translates to MKKIEQFEDLEVWQLARELAKQVYCLTAGKNVARDFGLVGQMQRSAVSVMANIAEGFERRSNKEFIHFLSIAKGSCGEVRSHLYVALDVGYINNDEFTQVSNLAETISKSIAGFTKYLKSKDSK; encoded by the coding sequence ATGAAAAAGATAGAACAATTCGAGGATCTTGAAGTCTGGCAGTTGGCGCGAGAGTTGGCCAAGCAGGTTTATTGCTTGACAGCCGGCAAAAATGTGGCCAGGGATTTCGGGCTGGTTGGGCAGATGCAGCGGAGCGCCGTGTCCGTGATGGCCAATATTGCCGAAGGGTTTGAACGGAGATCAAACAAGGAATTCATCCACTTCCTCTCCATTGCCAAGGGATCCTGCGGAGAAGTGCGCAGCCACCTCTACGTTGCCCTGGATGTCGGCTACATCAACAACGATGAGTTCACCCAAGTGTCCAACCTCGCCGAAACCATCTCCAAATCCATCGCCGGCTTCACAAAATACCTCAAATCCAAGGATTCAAAATAA